A single window of Acidobacteriota bacterium DNA harbors:
- a CDS encoding class I SAM-dependent methyltransferase, translated as MSATAWQAYKPIRELKEMTRDVDRLSAQQLQDTRQLWWDDHFSQFLWSRLQQHQMQLLLDAGCGVGTFFQRMVPFFSERTNFLGVDIDDARLQIASQQAKDYAYLARLHLLASDLCSLPLKNECIDAAITVLTLQHIEQPELAIAELWRVTRREGVVVCVEPDNLRQCISLPRHHREFQEAQAGFWSEVRAHYLPRDIALGLRLPLLLTENGYRVQATDGYLITHVNRESPQSFTERSKKAFLGMGEKYELAPESAVMQRLLEAIAGLEREYLGFDDFYTIATIPLFLAEGVKNR; from the coding sequence ATGAGCGCGACTGCCTGGCAAGCTTATAAACCTATTCGCGAGTTGAAAGAAATGACGCGTGATGTTGACAGACTTTCCGCTCAGCAATTACAAGATACTCGCCAACTGTGGTGGGATGATCACTTTTCCCAGTTTCTTTGGAGCCGCTTGCAACAGCATCAAATGCAATTATTACTGGATGCGGGCTGCGGGGTTGGCACTTTCTTTCAGCGGATGGTTCCCTTTTTCAGTGAGCGCACAAATTTCTTAGGTGTTGATATTGATGATGCGAGATTACAAATCGCATCTCAACAGGCTAAAGATTACGCATACCTGGCGCGACTGCATCTACTGGCAAGTGATCTTTGTAGCCTGCCGCTTAAAAATGAATGCATAGATGCGGCAATAACCGTCTTGACGCTACAGCACATTGAACAACCGGAACTGGCAATTGCTGAACTATGGCGAGTAACCAGACGAGAAGGCGTAGTGGTTTGTGTCGAGCCGGATAATCTCCGCCAGTGTATATCATTGCCACGCCATCATAGAGAATTCCAAGAAGCACAGGCGGGATTCTGGTCTGAGGTGAGGGCGCATTACTTGCCACGAGACATTGCCCTGGGACTGAGATTGCCGCTGCTTTTGACTGAAAACGGTTATCGTGTGCAGGCTACGGACGGTTATTTGATTACTCACGTCAATCGAGAAAGCCCTCAATCCTTTACTGAGCGCAGCAAGAAGGCGTTCCTGGGTATGGGTGAGAAGTATGAATTAGCCCCTGAATCAGCAGTTATGCAGCGACTCTTAGAAGCAATCGCCGGATTAGAGAGGGAATACCTGGGCTTTGATGATTTCTACACCATAGCTACCATTCCGTTATTCTTAGCAGAAGGGGTAAAGAATCGGTAA
- a CDS encoding alpha/beta hydrolase yields the protein MEMYDDDLSRFEAEGAAPLPIPDEQGYVENEGARIWYASYGSGAPVILLHGGLGNSDNWGYQVSALVSAGYRVVLIDSRGHGRSTRDARPYRYELMASDVSTVMRGLQLAKSSLVGWSDGACTALVLASQAPTQVAGVFFFGCNMDPSGIKEFVCTPIIERCLNRHKQDYARLSTTPDQFDSLREAVTLMQRTQPNYSMRDLAEINVSVAIVHSEQDEFIKREHAEYLARSIPTAEFVNLRGVSHFAPLQRPELFNNAILAFLPTVLK from the coding sequence TTGGAAATGTATGATGATGACCTCAGCAGATTTGAAGCGGAGGGTGCCGCGCCTTTACCCATCCCGGATGAACAAGGTTACGTCGAAAATGAAGGGGCGCGCATCTGGTACGCCAGTTACGGCTCCGGCGCGCCGGTGATTCTCTTGCACGGTGGACTTGGCAATAGTGACAATTGGGGGTATCAAGTTTCTGCGCTGGTCAGTGCCGGCTACCGGGTCGTATTGATTGACAGCCGAGGTCACGGTCGCAGCACACGTGACGCGCGCCCTTACCGCTATGAACTGATGGCATCTGACGTTTCAACTGTGATGAGGGGATTGCAGCTTGCAAAGTCCAGCCTGGTTGGCTGGAGCGATGGTGCCTGCACAGCCCTGGTTCTGGCGTCGCAAGCCCCGACCCAAGTTGCAGGCGTGTTTTTCTTTGGCTGCAATATGGATCCGAGCGGCATTAAGGAATTTGTATGTACCCCGATTATCGAACGTTGCCTCAACCGGCATAAGCAAGATTACGCACGGCTCTCGACCACACCGGATCAATTCGATAGTTTGCGCGAGGCGGTCACTCTCATGCAAAGAACGCAACCGAATTATTCAATGCGTGACCTGGCAGAGATAAACGTATCGGTGGCGATTGTGCATAGCGAGCAGGATGAATTCATCAAGCGCGAACACGCCGAATATCTCGCCCGCAGCATTCCAACCGCCGAATTTGTCAATCTACGCGGAGTGAGCCATTTCGCGCCGCTTCAAAGGCCCGAGCTATTCAACAACGCGATACTGGCATTTCTCCCCACAGTGCTCAAGTGA
- a CDS encoding phosphoglycerate mutase family protein yields MAIFLAFRHAAEEGVQPDEIEAACTLARIIVAPVAVVISAEPLTQETGQMLAKALELPLVTEKGLGPRLIAPRFATRDRFLEVAEEVWRKPNETIWGEESNTDAQARLIRALFALLITYSARDLILVTHGSALALLANQVNANFHFEFWSSLHALDAVAFEIAYDGAEVALINATVYPMRRA; encoded by the coding sequence ATGGCCATTTTTCTTGCCTTTCGACACGCGGCTGAGGAGGGCGTCCAGCCTGATGAGATAGAAGCCGCGTGCACGCTCGCCAGAATTATCGTTGCTCCCGTCGCCGTGGTAATAAGTGCTGAGCCATTAACCCAGGAAACCGGTCAGATGTTGGCAAAGGCGCTTGAACTGCCGTTAGTGACAGAAAAGGGATTGGGTCCCAGGCTCATTGCTCCCCGATTTGCAACCAGAGATAGATTCTTAGAAGTTGCAGAAGAGGTCTGGCGTAAGCCAAATGAAACGATTTGGGGTGAGGAATCCAATACCGACGCCCAAGCGCGGCTGATTCGAGCATTATTTGCGCTGCTTATTACCTACTCTGCCAGAGATCTTATTTTGGTTACGCATGGTTCTGCACTTGCGCTACTTGCCAATCAGGTGAACGCCAATTTCCATTTTGAATTCTGGTCTTCGCTTCATGCGCTGGATGCAGTTGCCTTTGAAATAGCTTATGATGGGGCGGAAGTCGCTCTCATTAATGCGACCGTGTACCCCATGCGCCGCGCCTAA
- the arr gene encoding NAD(+)--rifampin ADP-ribosyltransferase: MGEVTEWSLYHGTRADLKPGDLIEPGYSSNYGKRTKASYVYLTRTLDAAIWGAELAVGEGHGRIYIVEPTGPIEDDPDLTDKRFRGNPTKAFRSSEPLRVTGEIKDWQGHSPETLKAMKDHLEHLERLGIEANQ; encoded by the coding sequence ATGGGCGAGGTCACGGAGTGGTCTCTTTACCACGGCACGCGGGCTGACCTGAAGCCGGGCGACCTGATTGAGCCTGGCTATAGCTCTAACTATGGCAAAAGGACAAAGGCATCCTACGTCTATCTGACCCGCACTTTGGATGCAGCCATCTGGGGAGCGGAGCTAGCCGTCGGTGAAGGTCATGGGAGAATTTACATCGTGGAGCCGACCGGACCCATTGAAGATGACCCCGATCTGACGGATAAAAGGTTTCGCGGTAATCCGACAAAGGCATTCCGCTCCAGTGAGCCTCTACGGGTTACGGGCGAGATCAAGGATTGGCAGGGACACTCCCCTGAAACGCTCAAAGCCATGAAGGACCACCTCGAACACCTTGAGCGACTCGGTATTGAAGCTAATCAATGA